The following proteins are encoded in a genomic region of Brachyspira pilosicoli:
- a CDS encoding sulfatase, translated as MKNNFYFISFFIILILYFLLIDFLFPFMSLGNFEFHVIDIIYVYWFSVIAYNICDYINPKKRLIISYSFVVVSVFSFFSIEPLGISVVTKPLFFTDMPDLYPSLIEVVPLYLQIITISATVLYFSLLIAFALYFIYRLYKMYKIKRVKSISLIVIVILTTYLSFFRPVKINSIYANYFDIANSKGIINTISHRISFDREYNNIECNLNDVRDAINLLSERNIDVSELIMPYSNNTVTNRSVFLIYLESFYDYSHFESLFDKDPFPEEYRKWAKASSKVGPNDGNGSLFARLSGLTGSSPIFPKKPDSTIITKTLPFLFRDKGYKVIALEESGVTYYLDKLFPDIGVEKTVFNLGITNIKNYIKNNISEGSVFVTGFTFLGHANTHIKNDLNFVSNNQRFMRKIDKKNRAVLVETLENSAMTAIDIIKTKDIILEKYPDAIIIFKHDHLYPYLKNIIYNSSIDESIKLSFLSSYTVNPLLIWNGQDGPYKLEDGFPPENIPMFIAVNTKLDYTNSLISLLFKENTDNIISFYNGFYSNSYGNIKRIEVNKNSLSYKYNYAQRVISEDIFRENKYFNSLID; from the coding sequence ATGAAAAATAACTTTTATTTTATTTCCTTTTTTATAATATTAATATTGTATTTTTTATTAATAGATTTTTTATTTCCATTTATGTCTTTAGGAAATTTCGAGTTTCATGTAATTGATATAATATATGTTTATTGGTTTTCTGTAATAGCATATAATATATGTGATTATATTAACCCTAAAAAGAGGCTTATAATATCATATTCTTTTGTTGTAGTTTCAGTATTCTCTTTTTTTAGTATAGAGCCTTTGGGTATTTCCGTAGTTACAAAACCTTTGTTTTTTACAGATATGCCTGATTTATACCCATCATTAATAGAAGTTGTACCATTATATTTGCAAATTATCACTATATCTGCTACTGTGCTTTATTTTTCTTTGCTTATAGCTTTTGCTTTATATTTTATATATAGATTATATAAGATGTATAAAATAAAAAGAGTAAAATCTATTTCTTTAATAGTGATTGTTATATTAACAACATACTTATCATTTTTTAGACCTGTAAAGATTAATTCTATTTATGCGAATTATTTTGATATAGCAAATAGCAAAGGAATAATAAACACAATAAGCCATAGAATATCTTTTGATAGAGAATATAATAATATAGAATGTAATCTTAATGATGTAAGAGATGCTATTAATTTATTAAGCGAAAGAAACATAGATGTATCAGAATTAATAATGCCATATAGCAACAATACAGTTACAAATAGAAGCGTATTTTTAATATATTTAGAATCTTTTTATGATTATAGCCATTTTGAAAGTTTGTTTGACAAAGATCCTTTTCCAGAGGAATATAGAAAGTGGGCTAAAGCTTCATCTAAAGTTGGTCCTAATGATGGAAATGGAAGTTTATTTGCAAGGTTGTCTGGCTTAACAGGCAGTTCGCCTATATTTCCAAAAAAGCCTGATTCTACTATCATCACTAAAACTCTTCCATTTTTGTTTAGAGATAAAGGGTACAAAGTAATAGCTTTAGAGGAATCTGGAGTTACTTATTATTTAGATAAATTGTTTCCTGATATTGGAGTTGAAAAAACAGTATTTAATTTAGGGATTACAAATATAAAAAACTATATTAAAAATAATATTTCAGAAGGTAGTGTTTTTGTTACAGGCTTTACATTTTTAGGTCATGCTAATACACATATAAAAAATGATTTAAATTTTGTTTCAAACAATCAAAGATTCATGAGAAAAATAGACAAAAAAAATAGAGCTGTTTTGGTAGAAACTCTTGAAAACTCAGCAATGACGGCAATAGATATAATAAAAACAAAAGATATTATATTAGAGAAATACCCAGATGCCATAATCATATTTAAGCATGACCATTTATATCCATATCTAAAAAATATTATATACAACTCTTCTATAGATGAAAGCATAAAATTATCGTTTTTAAGTTCATATACAGTAAACCCGCTTCTTATATGGAATGGACAAGACGGACCTTACAAATTGGAAGATGGATTCCCTCCGGAAAATATTCCTATGTTTATAGCTGTTAATACTAAGCTTGATTATACAAATAGTTTAATATCACTTTTATTTAAAGAAAATACTGATAATATTATAAGTTTTTACAACGGTTTTTATAGTAATAGTTATGGTAATATAAAACGTATAGAAGTTAATAAAAATAGTTTATCATATAAATATAATTATGCTCAAAGAGTTATATCAGAAGACATATTTAGAGAAAACAAATATTTTAATTCACTAATAGACTAA
- a CDS encoding amino acid ABC transporter ATP-binding protein — MSLEANLKVVDLKKRYKDSAAVNGVSFTVNKGDIVSIIGPSGAGKSSLLRNIIQIDRPDSGEVYIDNEPLFSNNLTISKEDFIKRKEKIGMIFQHFNLFHHKTALENIIEAPIIVKKQNKDEAIEEGLKLLDMVGLKDKRDSYPSELSGGQKQRVAIARALAMKPEVLLCDEPTSALDPELIGEVLTVLKGLAEEKMTMIIVSHEISFVKELSTNIAFMDRGKIIAMDNSENFFNNQNNERIKEFLSKIFHN; from the coding sequence ATGTCATTAGAAGCTAATTTAAAAGTTGTTGACTTAAAAAAGAGATATAAAGATTCTGCTGCAGTTAATGGTGTAAGCTTTACAGTAAATAAAGGAGATATAGTTTCTATTATAGGTCCATCTGGTGCGGGAAAGAGTTCTCTTCTTAGAAATATTATACAAATAGATAGGCCTGATTCTGGAGAAGTTTATATAGATAATGAACCTTTGTTTTCAAATAACCTTACTATCTCTAAAGAAGATTTTATAAAGAGAAAAGAAAAGATAGGAATGATATTTCAGCACTTTAATTTGTTTCACCACAAAACAGCTTTAGAAAATATTATAGAAGCACCAATCATTGTAAAGAAACAAAACAAAGATGAAGCAATAGAAGAAGGGTTAAAGTTACTCGATATGGTTGGTCTTAAAGATAAAAGAGACAGTTACCCGAGTGAACTTTCCGGAGGTCAAAAGCAGCGTGTTGCAATAGCAAGAGCTTTAGCAATGAAGCCTGAGGTACTTTTATGCGATGAGCCTACTTCCGCCTTGGACCCTGAACTTATAGGCGAGGTTTTAACCGTACTTAAAGGACTTGCCGAAGAAAAAATGACTATGATTATTGTAAGCCACGAGATTAGTTTTGTAAAAGAGCTTTCTACAAATATAGCATTCATGGATAGAGGCAAAATCATTGCTATGGATAATTCTGAAAACTTCTTTAATAATCAAAATAATGAAAGAATTAAAGAGTTTTTAAGCAAAATATTTCATAATTAA
- a CDS encoding amino acid ABC transporter permease codes for MEYIISTTIYLLKGTYVTISLYLVTAIFSMPLSIIFAALQFSAPKFIRYVFDIYAWLFRGTPLILQLIFFYYGIPLITNNKIAFPAFTSAAITFILNYAAYLMEIFRAGIESIDKGQYEAAYVLNLNYRQIMTRIILPQAIRKVLPPLSNEAINLIKDTSLVIVLGIGDLMLYARQVLTRDFKLIPFVIAGIIYLLFTFVIVVLFRNLEKKYVIRS; via the coding sequence ATGGAATACATAATATCTACAACCATTTATTTATTGAAAGGCACATATGTTACAATAAGCCTTTATTTAGTTACTGCTATATTCTCAATGCCATTATCTATCATTTTTGCGGCATTACAATTTAGTGCGCCCAAATTTATTAGATATGTTTTTGATATTTATGCTTGGCTTTTTAGGGGTACTCCTTTAATACTCCAGCTAATATTTTTTTATTATGGTATTCCTCTTATCACCAACAATAAAATAGCTTTTCCAGCATTTACCTCTGCAGCTATTACTTTTATTCTTAATTATGCAGCTTATCTTATGGAGATATTTAGAGCGGGTATAGAGAGTATAGATAAAGGACAATATGAGGCAGCTTATGTACTTAATTTGAATTACAGACAAATAATGACAAGGATCATACTTCCGCAGGCTATAAGAAAAGTATTGCCTCCTCTTTCAAATGAAGCTATTAACCTAATAAAAGATACATCATTAGTAATAGTTCTTGGAATAGGCGACTTAATGCTTTATGCAAGACAAGTTTTAACTAGAGATTTTAAACTTATACCTTTTGTAATAGCAGGAATAATATATTTGTTGTTTACATTTGTTATAGTTGTTCTTTTTAGAAATTTGGAGAAGAAATATGTCATTAGAAGCTAA
- a CDS encoding galactokinase, with protein sequence MYKISQLEELLKNSKLDEQFSNIYGNDDKTIKEAYLRLTSALNHFKTIDNSEDVHIFSASGRTELSGNHTDHNNGCVLTASINLDKLAVVSKRNDEKIVIYTDYSDNPNYININELNINKNEYGKSSALIRGVCARIKEMGYKLGGFTASISNKVLMGSGLSSSASFESLVGEIINSLYNEDKIEKTDIAKIGQYSENKYFGKPCGLMDQMGCSIGGIMAIDFKDNNNPKLEKVEYDFEKVGYALMIVDAKGDHSSLTNEYAAIREEMNLVARYFSKEVCRDITKEQLLENASNIRKEIGDRAFLRAYHFITENERVEEQINALKENNIKKYLELMNESGLSSFMYLQNCYSITSSKNMGVALAIAMTKDFLHGDGASRVHGGGFAGTIQALIPLDRVKEYTDFMDSIFGKGSAVKIRIRQSPVCEI encoded by the coding sequence ATGTATAAAATATCACAATTAGAAGAATTATTAAAGAACAGTAAGCTTGATGAGCAATTTTCTAATATATATGGCAATGATGATAAAACTATTAAGGAAGCATATTTGAGATTAACTTCTGCATTAAATCATTTTAAAACTATAGATAATAGTGAAGATGTTCATATATTTAGTGCTTCAGGAAGGACAGAATTATCTGGGAATCATACAGATCATAATAATGGTTGTGTATTGACAGCTTCAATTAATTTAGATAAATTAGCGGTAGTATCAAAAAGAAATGATGAAAAAATAGTTATTTATACTGATTATTCTGATAATCCTAACTATATAAATATAAATGAATTAAATATTAATAAAAATGAATATGGTAAATCTAGTGCTTTGATTAGAGGCGTATGTGCGCGTATAAAAGAAATGGGATATAAATTAGGAGGTTTTACTGCTTCTATTTCAAATAAAGTTTTGATGGGAAGCGGCCTTAGCTCTTCTGCAAGTTTTGAATCTTTAGTTGGCGAGATAATAAATTCTCTTTATAACGAAGATAAAATAGAAAAAACAGATATTGCCAAAATAGGGCAGTATTCAGAAAATAAATATTTTGGAAAACCTTGCGGACTTATGGATCAGATGGGCTGTTCTATTGGCGGTATTATGGCTATAGACTTTAAAGACAATAATAATCCTAAGTTAGAAAAAGTGGAATATGATTTTGAAAAGGTTGGTTATGCTCTTATGATAGTTGATGCTAAGGGGGATCATAGTTCTCTTACTAATGAGTATGCTGCTATAAGAGAAGAGATGAATTTAGTTGCTAGATATTTTTCTAAAGAAGTGTGCCGTGATATTACAAAAGAACAGTTATTAGAAAATGCTTCAAACATAAGAAAAGAGATTGGAGACAGGGCTTTTTTAAGAGCTTATCATTTTATTACAGAAAATGAAAGAGTAGAAGAACAAATAAATGCTTTAAAAGAAAATAACATAAAGAAGTATCTTGAACTTATGAATGAATCTGGGCTTTCTAGTTTCATGTATCTTCAAAATTGTTATTCTATTACAAGTTCTAAAAATATGGGGGTTGCTTTGGCAATTGCTATGACTAAAGATTTCTTGCATGGTGATGGAGCTTCAAGAGTGCATGGCGGAGGTTTTGCAGGAACTATTCAGGCTTTAATACCATTAGATAGAGTAAAAGAGTATACAGATTTTATGGACAGTATATTTGGTAAGGGTTCTGCTGTAAAAATTAGAATAAGACAAAGTCCTGTTTGCGAGATTTGA
- a CDS encoding MATE family efflux transporter, giving the protein MSNHIGKDLTESKVSSTLITLLIPILLSNTLNVVYNIVDSIWIGNIIGPLGLSAVAVSFPITLMMGSFAFGVNMANGVIVSQYYGAKDYDTVGHVIKVSTTLGVIILFTVGSLMFIFAKKILIIMNTPKDALGMAVIYLRITIVGLPFAYSYFFISSILRAVGDSVRPLIFLIVSSIVNIILDPILIKGFFIIPAMGLKGAAIATVISQCISVLISTSYLRIKNSFIRINPFIFTFDINITKKIMKLAIPISSNQFIVAFGWLIITRLISSFGDAASATVAIVNRVESLFIMPIGALGNAVMTMSAQNIGANKLDRVKEIFKNGIVIGIIISSVMSIFSILNPHLLINMFTKDLEVFEYSKSYIYTIMPIFIFYSIMFVCNGVINGAGKTIVIMIFSTSTTLILRTILAYALSGKFALVGIWASMGICYIINTLFSLYYYKSNKWQKNSNITRE; this is encoded by the coding sequence ATGTCAAATCATATAGGCAAAGATCTCACAGAATCAAAAGTCTCTTCTACACTTATAACACTCTTGATACCAATACTGTTATCAAACACATTGAATGTTGTTTATAACATAGTAGATAGTATATGGATAGGTAATATTATAGGACCTCTTGGACTTTCTGCAGTTGCTGTGAGTTTTCCAATAACACTTATGATGGGCTCTTTTGCTTTTGGGGTAAATATGGCTAATGGGGTTATAGTATCTCAATATTATGGTGCTAAAGATTATGATACAGTTGGCCATGTAATAAAGGTATCTACCACTTTGGGAGTTATTATACTTTTTACCGTGGGTTCATTAATGTTTATATTTGCTAAGAAAATATTAATAATAATGAACACCCCAAAAGATGCTTTAGGTATGGCTGTTATTTATTTGAGAATAACTATAGTAGGTTTGCCGTTTGCTTATTCTTATTTTTTCATATCTTCTATACTTAGAGCTGTTGGCGATAGCGTGAGACCTTTAATATTTTTGATAGTATCGTCTATTGTTAATATTATATTAGACCCCATATTAATAAAAGGATTTTTTATAATTCCAGCAATGGGGCTTAAGGGGGCTGCTATTGCTACTGTAATATCTCAATGTATTTCTGTGTTAATAAGTACATCATACTTAAGAATAAAAAATAGTTTTATAAGGATTAATCCTTTTATATTTACATTTGATATTAATATAACCAAAAAGATAATGAAATTAGCAATTCCAATTTCATCAAATCAATTTATAGTAGCTTTCGGCTGGCTTATAATAACAAGGCTTATAAGCAGTTTTGGAGATGCTGCAAGTGCTACGGTTGCTATAGTAAATAGGGTAGAGTCCTTATTTATTATGCCTATAGGAGCTTTGGGAAATGCTGTTATGACAATGTCTGCACAAAACATTGGAGCTAATAAATTAGACAGAGTAAAAGAAATTTTTAAAAATGGCATTGTTATTGGCATTATTATCTCTTCTGTGATGAGCATATTTTCTATACTTAATCCTCACTTGCTAATTAATATGTTTACAAAAGATTTAGAAGTTTTTGAATATTCTAAAAGCTATATTTATACTATAATGCCTATATTTATATTTTATTCTATTATGTTTGTATGCAATGGTGTAATTAATGGAGCTGGCAAAACTATAGTAATAATGATTTTTAGCACTTCTACTACGCTTATTTTAAGAACTATATTAGCTTATGCATTATCAGGAAAGTTTGCACTTGTTGGTATATGGGCATCTATGGGTATTTGCTATATAATAAATACTTTGTTTAGTTTATATTATTATAAATCTAATAAATGGCAGAAAAACTCAAATATTACACGAGAATAA
- a CDS encoding LEA type 2 family protein — protein sequence MKKISIVLISLLFILSSCETLQNTAKEITREYIEENKPDIKVKEASIASITFKDITLDVLLNIKNNFPFELPLDRIDVELINSDNKVFATANTVQTLKIPSKQSEDIDMEFNAKYIDVFTTAFGSIKNKSFNCTAKITLTFTIQNMKFQIPYTKKLIFIE from the coding sequence ATGAAAAAAATCTCTATCGTATTAATATCTTTATTATTTATATTATCTTCATGCGAAACATTACAAAATACAGCAAAAGAAATTACAAGAGAATATATAGAAGAAAATAAACCAGATATAAAAGTAAAAGAAGCTTCTATTGCCAGCATAACTTTTAAAGATATTACTTTAGATGTGCTTCTAAATATAAAAAATAATTTTCCTTTTGAACTTCCATTAGATAGAATAGATGTAGAATTAATCAATTCAGACAATAAAGTCTTTGCAACTGCTAATACTGTTCAAACTCTAAAAATACCTTCAAAACAATCAGAAGATATTGATATGGAGTTTAATGCTAAATATATTGATGTATTTACTACAGCCTTTGGAAGCATAAAAAATAAAAGCTTTAATTGTACTGCTAAAATTACTTTAACTTTTACAATACAAAATATGAAATTCCAAATACCTTATACTAAAAAATTAATCTTTATAGAATAA
- a CDS encoding ABC transporter ATP-binding protein — translation MGDNIIVSLKNINVSYGENTILENLNLDIKDKEFLTLLGPSGCGKTTILRTIAGFVKPDSGEVLFDGKVINNTQPYKREVNTVFQRYALFPHLNVFENIAFGLNLKKVPKAEIKDRVHQMLKMVNLENYGNRNINNLSGGQQQRVAIARALINKPRVLLLDEPLGALDLKLRKEMQIELKKIQQSLEITFVYVTHDQEEALTMSDTVAVMKDGEILQIGTPQDIYNEPKNAFIADFIGESNIIDGIMHEDYLVEFAGYVFNCVDKGFEKLEKVDVVIRPEDIIVVPAEDANISGLVESAIFKGVHYEMILDAHGYKWIIHSTEKWEAGTEIGIDVAKENIHIMKREEEEVLL, via the coding sequence ATGGGCGATAATATTATCGTATCTTTAAAAAATATCAATGTATCTTATGGTGAAAATACCATACTTGAAAATCTCAATTTAGACATAAAAGACAAAGAGTTTCTCACTCTCTTAGGACCTTCAGGCTGCGGTAAAACAACTATACTTAGAACTATAGCTGGTTTTGTTAAGCCAGATTCTGGAGAGGTATTATTTGACGGCAAGGTGATAAATAATACTCAGCCATACAAAAGGGAAGTAAATACTGTTTTTCAAAGATATGCTTTGTTTCCGCATCTTAATGTGTTTGAAAATATTGCTTTTGGTCTTAATCTCAAAAAGGTTCCTAAAGCAGAAATTAAAGATAGAGTTCATCAAATGCTAAAGATGGTGAACTTAGAGAATTATGGAAATAGAAATATCAATAATTTATCAGGCGGTCAGCAGCAGAGGGTAGCTATTGCAAGGGCCTTAATAAACAAGCCTAGAGTTTTACTTCTTGATGAGCCTTTGGGGGCGTTGGATTTAAAACTTAGAAAAGAGATGCAAATAGAGCTTAAAAAAATTCAGCAGTCATTAGAGATTACTTTTGTATATGTTACTCATGACCAAGAAGAAGCTTTAACTATGAGCGATACAGTGGCAGTTATGAAAGACGGAGAGATACTTCAGATTGGCACTCCGCAGGATATATACAATGAACCAAAAAATGCATTCATAGCAGATTTTATTGGAGAGAGCAATATTATAGATGGTATTATGCATGAAGATTATTTGGTTGAGTTTGCTGGTTATGTATTTAATTGTGTTGATAAGGGTTTTGAAAAGTTAGAGAAAGTTGATGTTGTTATTCGCCCTGAAGATATAATAGTAGTTCCTGCAGAAGATGCTAATATATCTGGACTTGTGGAATCTGCTATATTTAAAGGTGTTCATTATGAGATGATACTCGATGCTCATGGTTATAAATGGATTATACATTCTACAGAAAAATGGGAAGCTGGTACAGAGATTGGCATTGATGTGGCTAAAGAAAATATTCATATAATGAAAAGAGAGGAAGAGGAGGTACTTTTATGA
- a CDS encoding ABC transporter permease — MKTKIPAIPYLIWTLVFILVPLVLVIYFAFTNQRGDFTIKNFADVSTFAPVIMRSVMLAFVSTLVCLILAYPLSYYISRQNKTVQHALIMLVMLPMWMNFLLRTYAWMTILEQNGLINKALIFFGLSPVKLINTQWAVLIGMIYNYLPFMILPLYSVMTKIHKSLIEASQDLGANSFNVFTKVVFPLSLPGMASGVTMVFVAAVSTFVISRMLGGGSNILIGDLIEMQFLGMSYNPNLGSAISLVLIVISLCAILLMQQIDDDDDVEGMLL; from the coding sequence ATGAAAACAAAAATACCTGCTATACCTTATCTTATTTGGACTTTAGTTTTTATATTAGTACCTTTGGTTTTGGTTATATATTTTGCTTTTACTAATCAGAGAGGCGATTTTACTATAAAAAATTTTGCAGATGTTTCTACATTTGCCCCTGTTATAATGCGTTCTGTTATGCTTGCTTTTGTGTCTACTTTGGTATGTTTGATACTTGCTTATCCATTATCTTATTATATATCAAGACAAAACAAAACAGTTCAGCATGCTTTAATAATGCTTGTAATGCTTCCTATGTGGATGAACTTTTTATTGAGAACTTATGCTTGGATGACTATATTAGAACAAAATGGTTTAATTAACAAGGCTTTAATTTTTTTCGGACTTTCACCTGTAAAACTTATAAACACTCAATGGGCTGTGCTTATAGGAATGATATATAACTATTTGCCTTTTATGATACTTCCTCTATATTCTGTAATGACAAAGATACATAAAAGTTTAATAGAGGCTTCTCAAGATTTGGGTGCTAATTCTTTTAATGTATTTACAAAAGTTGTTTTTCCTTTAAGTTTGCCTGGTATGGCTTCTGGTGTTACTATGGTATTTGTTGCAGCAGTAAGTACATTTGTAATTTCTCGTATGCTTGGTGGTGGTTCAAACATACTTATAGGTGATTTGATAGAGATGCAATTTTTAGGAATGTCTTATAATCCTAATTTGGGTTCTGCTATTAGTTTGGTTTTAATAGTGATTTCATTATGTGCTATACTTCTTATGCAGCAAATTGATGATGATGACGATGTGGAGGGTATGCTATTATGA
- a CDS encoding ABC transporter permease, whose translation MIKKILSRTYIAFIFLFLYAPIAILIFFSFNKARGRGVFTGFTLEWYNRLFSNDLILTSFLNTIIVAAVSSVLATIIGTMAAIGISSFNKKVKSAIMGVTYISIINPEIVTGVSLMLLFVIMKLKFGFTTLILAHITFNIPYVILNVLPKLRQQDSSLYEAALDLGCTPTLAFWKVVIPDIFPGIIAGFLMALTYSLDDFVVSYFTSGITSQTLPITIYSMTRKRVSPEINAISTVIFTIVLITLVVINIKEIKKEKYLTQLKRKFNKNN comes from the coding sequence ATGATAAAAAAAATACTCTCTAGAACATATATTGCTTTTATATTTTTATTTTTATATGCTCCTATAGCTATATTAATATTTTTCTCTTTCAATAAAGCAAGAGGACGAGGTGTTTTTACAGGGTTTACTTTAGAATGGTATAATAGACTTTTTTCAAATGATTTGATATTAACTTCTTTTTTAAACACAATTATAGTAGCTGCTGTTTCATCTGTACTTGCTACAATTATAGGAACTATGGCTGCTATTGGAATAAGTTCTTTTAACAAAAAAGTGAAAAGTGCTATTATGGGGGTTACATACATATCTATAATTAACCCTGAAATAGTAACTGGTGTTTCATTAATGCTTTTATTTGTAATAATGAAATTAAAATTCGGCTTTACAACTTTGATACTTGCTCATATTACTTTTAATATACCTTATGTAATATTGAATGTTCTTCCAAAATTAAGACAGCAAGACAGCAGTTTATATGAAGCGGCATTAGATTTGGGATGCACTCCAACTTTAGCTTTTTGGAAGGTTGTAATTCCTGATATATTTCCAGGTATTATAGCAGGTTTTTTAATGGCACTCACTTATTCTTTAGATGATTTTGTTGTTAGTTATTTTACTTCTGGAATCACTTCGCAAACTCTTCCTATAACAATTTATTCTATGACTAGAAAAAGGGTAAGTCCGGAAATTAATGCTATATCTACTGTAATATTTACTATAGTACTTATCACTTTAGTAGTTATTAATATTAAAGAGATAAAGAAAGAAAAATATTTAACGCAGCTCAAAAGAAAATTTAATAAAAATAATTAA
- a CDS encoding spermidine/putrescine ABC transporter substrate-binding protein has translation MKKLFFSFALVSMCFYSLNAQTLDTSKLDLNYYQKFKDKNMSLNVYNWGEYISDGSDESMDINKEFEELTGIKVNYSTFASNEELYVKLKVGGIAYDIIIPSDYMIAKLIKEKLVQKINFNNIPAAKNIDSRFYKQLYDPTGEYSIAYTWGVNGIIYNTKKVTEDIVDWNILFNDKYKGQILMYYNPRDAFGVAQAYLNYSLNTTNEMELRETARILKEQKPLVQAYVMDEIYDKMESGEAAIGVYYAGDSLSMIDNNPDLKFVIPEKGANLFVDAICIPSNAQNVEAAELYINFLCEAEVALANIEYINYGSPNNAAIEIMSEEVKNNPLIYPPAEVLDNCEVYITLPDETNLLMEELWNEILSDDSTYGGWVVPISLIVVVALCVAIIVLRKKKRREN, from the coding sequence ATGAAAAAATTATTTTTTAGTTTTGCATTAGTTTCTATGTGTTTTTATTCATTGAATGCACAGACACTTGATACTAGCAAGCTCGATTTAAATTATTATCAGAAGTTTAAAGATAAAAATATGTCTTTAAACGTATACAACTGGGGTGAGTATATATCTGATGGTTCTGATGAATCTATGGATATTAATAAAGAGTTTGAAGAGCTTACAGGTATAAAAGTAAATTATTCAACTTTTGCTTCAAATGAAGAGCTTTATGTAAAATTAAAAGTTGGAGGTATTGCTTATGATATAATAATACCTTCAGATTATATGATAGCAAAATTGATAAAAGAAAAACTTGTACAAAAGATAAATTTCAATAATATACCAGCTGCAAAAAATATAGATAGCAGATTTTATAAACAACTCTATGACCCAACAGGCGAATATTCTATAGCATATACTTGGGGAGTAAATGGAATAATATATAATACAAAAAAAGTAACAGAAGATATAGTAGATTGGAATATACTTTTTAATGATAAATATAAAGGTCAAATACTTATGTATTATAATCCAAGAGATGCTTTTGGAGTAGCACAGGCTTATTTAAATTATTCATTAAACACTACTAATGAAATGGAATTAAGAGAGACTGCAAGAATATTAAAAGAGCAAAAACCTTTAGTTCAGGCTTATGTAATGGACGAAATATATGACAAAATGGAATCAGGAGAAGCTGCTATAGGGGTTTATTATGCTGGAGATTCTCTTTCTATGATAGACAATAATCCTGATTTAAAATTTGTTATACCAGAGAAGGGAGCTAATTTATTTGTAGATGCTATATGTATACCTTCAAATGCTCAAAATGTTGAGGCTGCTGAGCTTTATATAAATTTCTTATGCGAGGCAGAAGTTGCTTTAGCTAATATAGAATATATTAATTACGGCTCTCCTAATAATGCTGCTATAGAGATTATGAGCGAAGAGGTAAAAAATAATCCTTTAATATATCCTCCAGCAGAAGTTCTTGACAATTGCGAAGTTTATATAACATTACCAGATGAAACAAACTTACTTATGGAAGAGCTTTGGAATGAGATATTATCAGATGATTCAACTTACGGCGGTTGGGTTGTTCCTATATCTTTGATTGTAGTTGTAGCTTTATGTGTAGCTATAATAGTCTTGAGAAAGAAGAAGAGAAGAGAAAATTAA